The following DNA comes from Peribacillus sp. FSL E2-0218.
CGGGACAGAAGATCCAGCCTTGCCATACGAACATGGACTTGCGCTTGCAAAAGCAATCCCTCAAGCTTCATTCGTGACACTTGAGGGATCGGGGCATGAAATTCATCGTGAAGACTGGGATGACATCATCGATTCCGTTAAAAAGCTTACTTCATGATAAGAATCAGCCATAAAAGAAGCCGACCATTTAAAGGTCGGCTTTTCTTAATACGTTTTAGCAGTAACCGCCATATCCTTGAACGCCGCCATAACCGCCACCGTTATCGCCACCGCCGCCGAAGCAAGCCGCTCCGACAATGATTAAGAGGATAAACAAAACGACTATAAAAGCGAAACCTCCACCAAAACCGCCAACACCGTTATCGCAACCGCAATTTGATTCATGACCACAATTAGACAATAGAAACATCTCCTTATTTGTTTTAGAACTTGAAAAATTAAATGGGTTAATTCACTTTATGTTCTAATTAGGATAATGACACAATAATCACCAGAAACTTTGTATGAACCACCCACAACTACCTCTCAAGAGCAAACTGGACGTTTTTAGTTTCGGGCCTCCTTCATGACGGAGATCTTATCGTGAAAGAAGACGTGACTCACTCCATGGCCCGAAAAAATGAGCATGTAACCCATTCCTGCTAGCTTCGGCTTATTGTACAATGAAGCTAAAAAGGCTCGAGGTATGTATGATAAAAGGAAATTCTTATATTTTTGTTTTCTCCATGCTGATTGTGTTGCTAATCGTACTTGTTTCAGAAACGCCGATAATCATCAAGGCTTCACTTGCTGCCCTAACGATGGCATTTTCAATCCCTTCAATCAGGAAGCTTATGTTCAAAGACAAATGCAGAAAAATGAAAGCGGCACTGTACTCCTCATTGACCTTTACATTGGGCCTATTTCTAATCTCGATTTTCGAAGAACCATCATCCATTTTATCTGGTGATCACCTTTCCCTTCTTATGGCTGTGCTTTTTTATAGCTTATTGGGAAATTTCATTTACGGCTTACCCGCCTCGCTTATGGCTGAAGTTATTTCAATCAGGTTTTTCACGATCCGTATCTGGTTATCTGGATTCATTCATATAGCCTTTGGACTGATTACATACTTCATCATGCCAGGCTTGTTTATACCGGCGATTATTTGCGCCATACTCTTTTTTGCACTGGATGAAATCATTAACGTATATCCGTCAAATACCTGACCTCTGTTATCCTGACCAGTTTGCAGTGTGGCAAAATGAAAAGGATAAAAGAAATTAGCTTCTTTTATCCTGCAGTTCATTTACTCTATTAAACGCCGCCAAAGCAACTCATAGATAAGGTAGAGTTGACACAAAATAGTCGTATTGTTTTAACCTGATGGCACGTCCCGCCATAGAGCCCGAAAACATATTGAGTAATTTTTCAAAAAAATGTAATAAATCCGCAACTAAACACTGGAACATTTGTTCTGATTGTGTTATTCTTATATTAAACAATAAAAGATCCAATCGCTGCCAAACGATTTGATCGTAACGATAATCAAAGGCCGGTTGTATCCGCGGGCCTAAAACAAGGTTGTACCGCTGAGCCGAGCCAATTGCTGACAACAAAGGTGCTGGTGATAAATAACAGCTTCGATCTTCAGCTAACGCACCTGATTGTTCTTTAATAACTGGTATTCTATTACTCGCAGAGTTTTATTCCACCAGTCAATTGCAATTCCAGCCTTCTGGTTTAAAAAGGTTAGTGCATATTCTCAGCAATCTTTTTCTCCAAAAACAACTTATCCGCTAAAACTCCAATTGGACCGAACGGTGATTTAAATTGAAATTTATCTATCATTATAGTCCCGCCCTGCTCATCTATGAACAGATGTGTGTGTTAGAAGGAATGGAAGGCTCCCTTCACCATAATGTCCACAAACTTATTTGGTTTTTCCATTAATGTCACTTGGGCCTTCAGCCTTTGTTTGATTCCAACGTGAACGGCTTCCCAAGTTACAGTATCTCCCTCCTCCAATAACCCTTCTGTCACACATCAACAGCAATTTCCTTTGTACTCGCCGTCTTTTTGGTATGGATATCCACGCTTTCAACCTCCTAATATAAACCCCTTCTAACCATCATTATAGCTAGATTTTGTACATATTACCTACCCTTTATTCCTGGATCCTTCATAGTTCCTTTGCCTGGATCCACCTTTTCCACAGGCATACATATTTCACTTCTAAATGTTGGTGAAGTACTATCTTTATTTTCGTTCCAAAGGATTTCCGGCAGTTCTATTTGTTCATAATTTGATAACGGAAACCACTCAGAATAAATGCGTCCCCATATAATTTGCAGTGATCAGGAAAGGGACCGACTGCTTCGAACATGCCCTTGCAGATGCATCAACTTCAAGCTGAGTTAAATGATCGGGACCAATAAATATAAACGCGCTCCTCACTCCAACCCATTTAGTGACTTTTCCGGAACAAACCCTCATTTCCACCATCTTAAAACTCCATGCAGTTCCATACGTTTTCGCTTTCCCAAAACGGGTAGTGTATGATATAGGCAGGAATGGAATAAACGTCTCTCTTTAGGAGGAATGTTCATGAATCCGGTGATATTGTTTGATGGGGATTGCAACTTTTGTGATGCGAGCGTGCAGTTCATTATAAAGCGGGATCCGAAGGGGCTTTTTCATTTTGCTTCTCTTCAAAGCGAGGCAGGGCAGGAGCTGCTGAAAAAGTACGATGTTCCTGCGGACATTGATAGCATGGTGCTGATCGAGAAGGACCAAGCCCATTATAAATCGTCTGCAGCCTTGAGGATTTCCCGCAGGTTACAAGGGGCATGGAAGCTGTGTTACGGTTTCATCGTCGTTCCAAGCTTCATCCGGAATATGGTTTATGACTTCATTGCCAAAAACCGGTACAAATGGTTCGGGAAGAAGGAAGAAAGCTGTATGCTGCCATCGCCTAGTGTTCGGAAGCGCTTTTTATAAGAAAAGAAAAAGGACGAAGAGCCATCAGCGGCTCTCCGTCCTTTTCATTGTATAAAGGTGGAATATCTCCATAGATGATTGGCCGTCGGGCGGGCCATCATTTCAAGGCCTTTACTCTTCGCTTGATGCAGGGGCTCCCACTCCTGTTCATCTGTTTCCTTTAGATAAACTTCGTGATGGGGTGCCTGGTCATGATAGCCGGCAATATTGATTTCGCCATTTCGGTAAAAGGTCCCGATCACTTTATAATCCACCGCAGGAGAAAGAATGATCGGGTTCCCGACAGAGTGTGTCAGTTGAATCGTCGTTTTCTCTTTATTGGCTAACACGTGTTTCACTACAATGTCTTCGTCAGATGCCACACCTTCCTCGAGAAAAACAAAATCCTTGTCGTATGCCTCACTTTTTCCGACCGCTTTGGAAAACTCGATTTCCGCATCCTTCTCCTTCTCTTGAATCGTCAGATCGACCCTGGTCCTATAGCGGGATGAATCGGGATCGAAGCCCCGATTGTCCCCTTTAAAATATGGAACCTTGGAAGCAAGG
Coding sequences within:
- a CDS encoding YjcZ family sporulation protein, producing the protein MSNCGHESNCGCDNGVGGFGGGFAFIVVLFILLIIVGAACFGGGGDNGGGYGGVQGYGGYC
- a CDS encoding thiol-disulfide oxidoreductase DCC family protein, with the translated sequence MNPVILFDGDCNFCDASVQFIIKRDPKGLFHFASLQSEAGQELLKKYDVPADIDSMVLIEKDQAHYKSSAALRISRRLQGAWKLCYGFIVVPSFIRNMVYDFIAKNRYKWFGKKEESCMLPSPSVRKRFL